One stretch of Oceanipulchritudo coccoides DNA includes these proteins:
- a CDS encoding ABC transporter ATP-binding protein: MVKLENVTKRFREHLAVDSFDLEVPEGALFGFIGPNGSGKTTTLRMILRIIEQDSGSISVMGEPHHSSANDAIGYLPEERGLYRKMTVLRQLMYFGNLKGLTNRAAKAAALEWLERLNLLEWKDKKLETLSKGMSQKIQFIATVLGKPRLLILDEPFSGLDPVNLEVLRDALLEMRKSGTTVIFSTHDMHIAEQLCDHICMIYKGQKVLDGSLESIQSKYGQDTLRLHFRSGTGLEEGQIPGASGVRYTGRFWEMRYAGDPHDALQAAMQVGRVDHFEVVHPSLHDIFVRIAQPADLPEEATIKQEVSDA, translated from the coding sequence ATGGTTAAGCTGGAAAATGTAACGAAGCGCTTTCGCGAGCATCTCGCGGTCGACTCATTTGATCTGGAGGTTCCGGAAGGGGCTTTGTTCGGCTTTATTGGACCCAACGGTTCGGGTAAGACGACAACTTTGCGGATGATCCTCCGCATTATTGAGCAGGATTCCGGATCAATTAGCGTGATGGGTGAGCCCCATCATTCATCGGCGAACGACGCCATCGGGTACCTTCCCGAGGAGCGTGGATTGTATCGCAAGATGACGGTTTTGCGCCAGCTGATGTATTTCGGCAATCTCAAGGGATTGACAAACCGGGCGGCCAAGGCGGCCGCGCTGGAGTGGTTGGAGCGTCTTAACCTTCTTGAGTGGAAGGATAAAAAACTGGAAACCCTTTCCAAGGGAATGAGCCAGAAAATCCAGTTTATCGCGACTGTTTTGGGCAAGCCGCGTCTGCTCATACTGGACGAACCCTTTTCCGGCCTGGATCCGGTGAATCTGGAAGTCCTCCGCGATGCGCTTCTCGAGATGCGGAAGTCCGGGACGACAGTTATCTTCTCGACCCATGACATGCACATTGCGGAACAGCTCTGTGATCACATTTGCATGATCTACAAGGGACAGAAGGTTTTGGACGGTTCCTTGGAGTCTATTCAATCCAAGTATGGCCAGGACACTTTACGGCTCCACTTCAGGAGCGGCACCGGGCTTGAGGAAGGTCAGATTCCCGGCGCAAGCGGAGTTCGTTACACCGGGCGCTTCTGGGAAATGCGCTATGCCGGTGATCCGCACGACGCCCTTCAGGCCGCCATGCAGGTTGGCAGGGTAGACCACTTTGAGGTCGTCCATCCATCCTTGCATGATATCTTTGTGCGGATAGCCCAGCCTGCTGATTTGCCGGAAGAAGCTACAATAAAGCAGGAGGTATCCGATGCGTAA